A genomic region of Phragmites australis chromosome 2, lpPhrAust1.1, whole genome shotgun sequence contains the following coding sequences:
- the LOC133908461 gene encoding trihelix transcription factor ENAP2-like, whose product MDGKLPPPNPNLPYREDCWSEGETAALVDAWGSRYLELNRGSLRQPQWREVADSVNSRPGASARRRPPRTDIQCKNRVDTLKKKYKAERARGGASPWAFYGQLDLLVGPTVSAGGKKPSPPRALPMLRRRQSPSRSLSPPSPPQPPMALPLPNYRRGSNLPSADLIHKAAAAAAAAAAESDSDDGYNNNNEDYDDDDGSQQSASRSVSSRSGGGGAAAPAVGSKRKTSGSGGFGELARAIETFAEMYERMEAANQRHAEEMERQRIKFLKDLELKRMQAFVDMQLQLARAKHARKGDASSEMLMSLAALPFLSTPAYL is encoded by the coding sequence ATGGACGGGAAGCTGCCGCCGCCGAACCCGAACCTTCCCTACCGCGAGGACTGCTGGAGCGAGGGCGAGACGGCCGCGCTCGTCGACGCCTGGGGCTCGCGCTACCTCGAGCTCAACCGCGGCAGCCTCCGCCAGCCGCAGTGGCGGGAGGTCGCCGACTCCGTCAACTCTCGCCCGGGAGCctccgcgcgccgccgcccgccgcgcaCCGACATCCAGTGCAAGAACCGCGTCGACACGCTTAAGAAGAAGTACAAGGCCGAGCGCGCGCGCGGGGGCGCCTCCCCGTGGGCCTTCTACGGCCAGCTCGACCTCCTCGTCGGGCCCACAGTCTCCGCCGGCGGCAAGAAGCCGTCCCCGCCTCGCGCCCTGCCCATGCTCAGGAGGCGCCAGTCGCCGTCGCGCTCCCTgtcgccgccctcgccgccgcagccgcccaTGGCGCTCCCCCTGCCCAACTACCGCCGCGGGTCCAATCTCCCCTCGGCAGACCTCATCCATAAGGCGGCcgcggctgccgccgccgcagctgcGGAGTCCGACTCGGACGACGGCTACAACAATAACAACGAGGACTATGACGATGACGACGGCTCGCAGCAGTCGGCGTCGCGCTCTGTGTCCTCTCGctctggcggcggcggtgctgccGCTCCTGCTGTTGGCAGCAAGAGGAAGACGAGCGGGAGTGGAGGGTTCGGGGAGCTAGCTAGGGCAATCGAAACATTTGCGGAGATGTACGAGCGCATGGAGGCCGCGAATCAGAGGCACGCGGAGGAGATGGAGAGGCAGCGGATCAAGTTCCTCAAGGACCTGGAGCTGAAGCGGATGCAGGCTTTTGTGGACATGCAGCTGCAGCTTGCGAGGGCAAAGCACGCCAGGAAGGGTGAcgcttcctcggagatgctcaTGTCTCTCGCTGCGCTGCCGTTCCTCAGCACCCCTGCTTACCTCTGA